Sequence from the Leptospira noumeaensis genome:
CTTCTCCTGCAGTGACTGGAAGAATTTTAGCACCTAACATCTCAATTTTCTTCGCGTTGAGGTTTTGTCTCTCCACATCGACGGCACCCATGTATACCACAGTTTCCATTCCGAACATAGCACCAACCGTTGCTGTGGCAAGGCCATGTTGACCAGCTCCCGTTTCAGCAATGATTCGTTTTTTTCCCATGAAACGTGCGATGAGAGCCTGCCCTATGGCATTATTAATTTTATGAGCACCAGTATGATTTAGATCTTCGCGTTTGAGCCAGATACGAGCACCTCCCCAAAGTTTGGTGAGACGTTCGGCATAAGTCAGAGGACTAGGTCTTCCGACGTAGTTCTTTAAATAGTATTCGAGTTCTTTTTTGAACTTCTTACTTTTCTTTAACTTTTGATAGGTGGATTCAAGTTCTTCTAATGCTTCCGTTAAAATCTCAGGCGAGTAACGACCGCCGAATTCACCAAAATATCCAGGTAGGTTTTTGCCCATATATCCCAAGATGAGAGGATGGGGGAATATGAAAACTGCTTCTTTTGTGGGGGGTGGGGGTTTTTGGGTACAATCTCCCCGCCCTGACTTAAGGGTGGGGAACTAGACCCGCCACCCAATGGCTTCCTTCTATCACATCGCCCGAATTCCGGCCATCCATTCTTCCGATTCTTATGAAAAAATCAAAAGAAGTTCACGTTCCCACTTGCTCTACTGCTTTCTCAAGGCTCTCGTGAAGGTTTCGGATTTGGTTTTGCAATCTTCCTACCAAGTCTTCATTTGTTGTAAAGTTGACGGTTTCTTCGGTCATTGATTTTCGGTCGAGGATGGTAATTTCCCCTTTTTCCAAAAATCCTTTTCCAAGAGTGAGCCTAATGGGAAATCCAATGAGTTCAGAATCCTTAAATTTAAAACCAGGCCCTAGGTCACGGTCATCCCAAAGAACTTCAATCCCTGCTGCCACAAGGGCTTTGTAGATGGATTCAATTTTTGCGATATCGTCTGGATTTTTAGCAATACTCACCAAACAGACAGTAAACGGTGCTATAGATACAGGCCAAAAAATTCCTTTATCGTCATTACATTGTTCGATAACAGTGGCCATACATCGATTCACACCAATCCCATAACAACCCATAGTGGTTGTGGTGGCTTTCCCTTTATCATTGAGAACCGTAATATCAAAGGCTTTGGAATACTTTTGGCCTAATTTAAAAATGTGACCAACTTCAATTCCTTTTTCTGCGGTTAGTCCTGTTCCACAGTTAGGACAAGGATCCCCAACTTTGGATTGCGACACATCGATTTTAGTCACATCTTCTTCTTTGAAAAAGTTAACTAACTTAACCCCTGCTATATGATGATCCACTTCGTTCGCACCAGAAATGTATCCAAAATTCCAATCAACTAACGAATCAATAATGATTTTGAGTGATTCTGATTTTTGAAATCCGGGCCCGATGAATCCAGGAACAAAACCAAGTTTCTCCATTTCCGCTGCGCCCATAGGTCTTAACTCATTGCAAGCCAAATGGTTTTTTAATTTGTTTTCGTTGAGTTCCCGGTCTCCCTCTAAAAAAACAAGGACGTAGGTTCCATCCGCCCATAAAGCTACCGCTTTTAAAAGATTTTCTTCTTTGGTTTTCAGAAACTCAGCCACTTCCGTAATTGACTTTTTAGAAGGTGTATGGATCTTATCATTTCCAACAAACTCTTGTTTTACTACCTTTGGATTTCGAATCACAGGAGTTTTTTCAATATTTCCAGAATATTGGCAAGAAGGACAGATCGTAAGTGTTTCTTCTCCAATCGGAGAGACCACCATAAATTCTTCAGAGGCAGAACCACCCATATTTCCTGAGTCAGCTTGCACTGGGATTGTAGAAAGTCCCATCCCTGCAAAAATCCTACGGTAAGTTTTACGCATCGTTTGGTAAGTTTTGTCTAAAGACTCATCATCCAAATGAAAGGAATAAGCATCCTTCATTGTAAATTCACGAGAACGAATCACCCCAAATCTCGGACGAATTTCATCCCTAAACTTTGTATGGATTTGATACACATTGATAGGAAGATCTTTGTAAGAACGAACCATCGGTTTTACAAGGACACAAAAAGATTCTTCGTGAGTGGGACCAAGGCAACTTTCGTTGTCATGACGATCTTTCAAACGAAACATCTCTTTTCCCATTTTATCCCAACGACCAGACTCTTTCCAGATTTCACTAGGCGTTAGAATCGGAAGTTGGAATTCTAAGGCTCCGGCTCTGTCCATTTCCGAACGAACAATGCCTTCAATTTTTTTTAAAATTCTAAGTCCAAGAGGCAAATAAGAATACAAACCTGCAGCAGATTTACGAATGAGGCCTGCTCTCGTCATCAATTTATGCGAGGCAACAACTGCATCTTGTGGATCTTCTTTTGCCGTAGGAATCAAATAGGAACTAGCTTTCATCGATCTTTTCTCTTTTATTTATCTACAATTCAAATTATCAAAAATTAAAAAATACGCATCACATCATTGAACGAAACATAAAGTCCAAGGCCAATGAGAAAGAAAAATCCCAATCGAAAAATAGCTTCGATTGCTTTTCTCGGGAGTGGTCTACCCGTAATGGCCTCATAAGCATAAAGTACAATGTGTCCGCCATCAGCCATAGGGATTGGTAATAAATTCATAACCATAAGGGCAAGTGAAATTTTCGCAACAAAGTCAAGGTAAGTCACCCAACCGTATTCCAAACTAATTCCTGCAATTTGTACAATACCAATCGGTCCAGAGAGATTTTCTTTTGGAGAAAGTAATCCAGAAAACAACATTCCAATTCCTTTTAAGGTAGTGGATACGTTTTCATAAACCTTATTGGATGCACCGACTAATGAAGAGTATACGGTTGATTCTTTCCGTAACTTTTCTGCTTCAAACTTCATAGAAGCACGAAAACCAAGAAGTCCAATAGGTTTCAAATTGGCATCAGCCGAATATTTCATATTCCCAATCCAAATATCTTTCCTACCAGAGTTGTTTTTTAAGTATTCGGAAAGAGAATCTGCCTTATCAAAAATTTTGTCTTGGATTTTGATATTCGAAAGTCGATTCTCAATTTCTGCATCATAACTATCCAAACGGAAATAAGGAATCCCAAGTTCAGGAAACTTGGGATGTTTGATATCCCAAAACTCAAATACATTGGCACCTAATACAGGTATTTGGATTGTGACAGTTTCAGTCGCCCATGGTGTTAGAAGTGGATAGGTTTTTCTTTCTACGACAACAGGAATGGTTTTTCCTTGGTGTTTTCCTAGTTCTGTTTGTAACTCAGGGACAGTATGAACATCCACACCTGCCACTTGCAAAATCATATCTCCATCTTTTAAAAAAGATAGAGCTCGCCTGCGGAGAGATTTTTCTCTCTCCTGGATTTCTCTTTGTTTTAAAAGTTCTTCTGGGATTTCATCCTTTCGTTCTTCAATTTTTTCCTGAAAGTAAACAGAAGATTTATCTTCACGATCGAGTAAGTTCGCGATAAAGTGGCTGATTTGTTCCCCGTAGGTAAAAGTAGCCACCACTCGTCTTTCTCCAAATGGCATCACTCCAATGGTGGGATGTCCACCCGCAGAATATAAATTGGGTACAATTTGTACGGATTTAACTTCTTCTTCACGTTTATAAGAAACTTCGATTGGATCACCCGTAGTCAAACTCACATTGGTAAAAATATCTTCGAAACTTTCAGTTTTTTTCCCGTTGATGGAAACAATTTGATCCCCAGTGCGAAGGCCTGCGCTGTAAGCAGGACTAGAAACCTTGTTGGCATCTTCGATAAAAATGCGATTAGAAGAAGGACTATCACCTGAAAGTTCCAATATAAACAACAAAACAAAACCTAACACCAAATTAGCGAAAGGCCCACCAAGAACAGGAATCATTCGGCGAAGTGGTGGTGTGGAAAGTAAATCCCCTTGTCGTGGTTTTTTATTTTTAGAATAATCATCTCCACGAAAAAGAACATAACCACCAATAGGAATGGCTGTAATTTGGTAGATGGTTTTCCCAATTCTTTTTTTCCATATCCCTTTTCCATAACCAAGAGAAAAAATCCGAGCTTCCACTCCAACTAACTTCCCACATAAGAGGTGTCCCAATTCATGGATAAAAATAGAAACAGCTAACATGAATACGGCGCCAAATATCATTACGATCATACAGTCACTCCCCCTTTTACAAATTCTTTTTGAATATAATTACGAGATTCTCTATCTTTTTCTAAATACCCTTCCAAATCATCAGGGAAGGAATTAGAAATTTTATTTAAGGCCGATTCAATTAACTTTGGAATGGCGGTAAAAGAAATTTTTTCATCTAAAAATAATGCAACAGCTTCTTCATTAGCTGCGTTAAACACACAAGGAGCCGTACCCCCTGCCCTACCTGCTTGGAACGCTAAGCGAAGACCCGGATAACGACTGAAATCTGGTGGAAAAAATTCCAAGGTTTTCCAAGTTCCAGGTTTTCTTTCAATTAACATCTTTGGTGTTGGTGTTGGATAAAATAAAGAATGAGCTATGGGATAAATCATATCGGGATGGCTCGTGTATTGCAAACAAGCTCCATCCATCGTTTCAATGATTCCGTGGGTGAGTGATTGCGGGTGGATCACCACTTCAATTTCGTCATAGGAAAATCCAAATAAATAATGAGCTTCGATGACTTCTAGACCCTTATTGATAAGGCCTGCAGAATCCACAGTAATTTTTGGTCCCATCGACCAAGTAGGATGGCTTAGCGCCTGTTTTACGGACACATGTTCCAATTCTTCGATAGGAAGGGTTCGAAAACTTCCCCCCGAAGCAGTGAGAGTGATGGCACGAATATTGGATCTTTTTTCTCTTTCTATTAATTGAAAGAGTGCATTGTGTTCGGAATCCACAGGAACCATCAAGGTATTGTGTTTTGCCACCAAACGATTGATGAGTGGGCCAAAAGTAACCAGTGTTTCTTTATTGGCAATGGCTATTTTTTTTCCCGCTTCGATGGCGGCGATGGTTGGTTTTACACCGCGCGCTCCGACAACGGCTGTTACAACCACAGAAACAGAAGGAAGACGAACCAAATTCGATAGGGAATCCTCTCCATAAAGAATGGTAGTAGATTTGTATTTGGATCCAAGGCTACCTTCTAACTTCGAATCGGTGATAGAAATCACTTCTGGAGAAAATTCATCCATCAGTGATTTTGCCAAATCTAAATTAGAATGAACTGAAAAACTACGTAAAGAGAAAGAATCTCTAAATTGACGGAGCACCTTCACTGTCGAAGAGCCAACAGAACCAGAAATTCCTAATACGGATACTCCAACCATCTAACTCTTAGACCGATCCAGATCTGAGAATCAGACCGCGTAACCGAGAATTCCCTTAAATAGGAAATAATAATAAATCACAGGAACGGTAAATAAAAGTGCATCGGCCAAATCTAAAACCCCACCGTGACCAGGAATCAAACTTCCAGAATCTTTGATTTTGGCATCTCGTTTCATAGCAGACTCAGCCAAGTCTCCCATCACCGAAATGATAGAAACGACAAAAGCTACGATAATGGATTCTAAAACTCCAATCGGCAATTTCACACCACTAAAATGTTCCCAAGTAAAATTGAGAATTTGGACACCGAGTACAGCAGTGATATTTCCAGTCACATACCCTTCCCAAGTTTTTTTAGGTGAGATCTTTAGGCCCGCAGGATGTTTTCCAAACCAACGACCGCCAAAATAAGCACCTGCATCACTCATAAAAGTAATCACAGACACAAGAAAGATATAATAAGCACCAAAAGGAAACGCGAGTAGAAGTAAAAAATGACCGATGGGAATGGCTAGATAAATTGGACCGAGTATTGTCGCACTCGCTGAAAACAGAGCACCATCTAATGGGCGTTTCAGAATTTGCAAAATCCAAACAGTCAGAGATAGAGCTATGAGTAAAAACGGAATCGGATGGAATCCTTCCCGTAAAACCTTTGACAGCTCTAAAACAAAAGCAGGAGGAGTGACTTCAAATTGAAGGCCCAAAAACTGAATGTAGTAAACAGTAAAAATCAAAAGTGAAAAGATAAGGCCTGTTCCAAAAAAAGGCTTGGAATCTTCTCTTCTGCAAAATGCATACAATTCTTTTAAACCCAAGTAGATGGTAATACAACCAAAGGCATAAAATTCCAAATAGTAAAAGGAACTATGGAAGATCATAAACACATAGACAAAAGTCAATACGATTGCAGATAGAATACGGAGTGTTGTCTCACTCATAACAAACCACCAAATTTACGTTTTCGGGAATCAAAAAAAAGAAGGGCTTCCTCCAAAGAGGTTCTTCCAAAGTCCGGCCAAAGTGTATTTGTAAAATACATTTCAGCATACGCACTCTGCCACAAAAGAAAATTGGATATCCTTTGTTCTCCCGCAGTTCTGATCAATAAATCTACCGGCGGCAAAGGGGATGTATACAAATATTTTTCAAATTCTTTGGGACTAATGGGTTTGTCCAAAGTCTCTTTTTTGGACTTACGCACAGCCATGATCCGAGAAAAGTTACTGAGGATCTCTTCATGGCCACCATAGTTTAAACAAAAGTTGGCAGTCAGTTTTTTGTTCTTTTTTGTGACAGCCATCGCATGGTCAATCTTACTTAAAACAGTTTTAGAAAGTTTATTCCGTGCTCCACTGTGGTGGATGCGAATTCCTTTTTCGTGGATGGAATCGAGTCTAGTTTCAATAAACTCAACTAACAAACCAAAGATGGCTTGGATTTCAGTGATAGGACGTTTCCAGTTTTCAGTGGAAAATGCATAGAGAGAAATGTTGGGGATTTTATATTCCAAGGCCACATCCAAAAGGCGATCGATTGCGTTCGCCCCTTCTCTATGGCCTTCGGTTCTTTTTTTCCCTTGGCTTTCGGCCCACCTTCCATTTCCGTCCATGATGACAGCAATGTGGGCAGGGATTGTGTTCAACTTCATAGAAAATTAAAGAGTGGTGATCTCTTTTTCTTTTTCCTTTTCTAAATCTCCCAATTTGGCAATATAAGAATCCGTAATTTTTTGGATTTTATCTTGGTGGCCTTTGAGTTCGTCTTGGGACATTTCTGCCTGGTGTTTTTTTAATTCATCATTGGCATCACGGCGGATATTACGAATGGCAACTTTTTTTTCTTCGGACTTTTGTTTGACCACTTTAGCCAATTCTTTTCGTCTTTCCCCTGTTAGCTCGGGAATATTAATACGAATGCTAGTTCCATCGTTGTTAGGTGTGAGCCCAAGACTTGCTGCAAAAATAGCTTTTTCAATGTCTTTCAACATTCCTTTTTCAAAAGGAGTGATAAGGATCATACGAGGTTCTGGACAAGCAATTTTACCAAGTTGGTTGAGAGGTGTGAGTGTTCCATAATAGTCCACTCTTACGTCTTCAACCATCATTGGACTTGCTTTTCCGGTACGAATCGTACCGAAGTCTTTTTTCAAAGCATCAACCGTTTTGTCCATTTTGGACTGCATGGATTTTATAATTTCATCTACCATCTAAAATCACTTCCTCTGAATTGGAGATTAACGTACCAATTGGCTCTCCATCGATTAATTTTCTTAAATTTCCTGCCTTAAAAATATCAAACACAATGATGGGCATATTATTGTCCATACAGAGACTGAGAGCAGTTGAATCCATAACCTTTAATCGGTGTTTGATGGACTCCATAAAAGAAACTTCTAGGTAACGTTTTGCCGTTGGATCTTTTTTAGGATCTGCAGTGTACACTCCGTCCACTTTTGTGGCTTTAAGGATGACTTCACATCCCACCTCCACTGCACGTAACGAAGCAGTAGTGTCCGTTGTAAAATACGGATTTCCTGTTCCACCGGCAAATATAATGACACGATTTTTTTCTAAATGGCGAACCGCACGTCTACGGATATAAGGTTCGGCCACAGATTTCATTTCGATGGCGGAAAGAACTCGAGTAAACATCCCTTGTTTTTCGCATGCATCTTGTAAGGCGAGACCATTCATGATGGTGCCTAACATTCCCATGTAGTCTGCAGTAGCTCTGTCCATTCCAGACTTTGCTAAGGTTTCGCCACGGATCATATTTCCCCCACCGACAACCACAGCAACTTCGAGACCTAAGTCATGAACTTCTTTGATTTGTCCGGCAAGTGAAAATGTTTTATTGGTATCAATACCAAGTTCACCCTCGCCGGCAAGAGCCTCGCCGGAGAGTTTGATAAGAATTCTTTTGAAACGCGGACTAGTTCCCACCTACTTGGAACCTCGAGAACCTACCAACAGTAATGTTCTCTCCAAACTTCGCAATGGCTTCTTGGAGAAGGTCATTGATGGTTTTGGAGTTGTCACGAATCGATTTTTGGTGGATGAGACAAATCTCTTCAAAGTATTTTTTCATTTTACCTGGAAGGATTTTTTCGATTTGGTCTGCTTTTTTGCCTTCTTTTTCAAGAAGTGCTTTTTGCACACCCATCTCATTGTCAATTTCTGACTGAGGAATGGATTCTTCGTTTACATACAGTGGGTTCATCGCAGTGATTTGAAGAGCGATCTCTTTTCCAAGAGCTTCAAACGCTTCATTGTTTGCCACGAAGTCAGTTTCACAGTTAAGTTCTACAAGAACTCCTGTTTTTCCTGTTCCGTGAATGTAAGCGATGACCTTACCTTCACCAGTTTCGCGACCAGCACGTTTCGCTGCTTTCGCTAAACCTTTTTCTCTTAAGTATGTAACTGCTTTTTCAATATCGCCACCCTTTTCTTCGAGGGCTTTTTTGCAGTCCATCATCCCCGCGCCAGTACGTTCGCGGAGATCTTTAATTTGTTCGGAGCTAACTGCCATTAGTATTATCCTTCTGTAGTAGGTTTTACTTCTGCTTCCGTTGCTGCTACAACTTCTGCTGCTTTTTTCGCTGCTTCTGCATCCACAGGGATGTCTTTTGCAACTGGAGGAAGTTCATCGTCCATAATGAATTTTCCGGATTCGTCATACTCACCTTGGTATTCAAGAGCAAGTTGTTCTGCGTCCATATCTTCAGCAAAATTAGTTTGGATGACTTCTCCACCTGTTCCTTCGAGTACAGCATTTGCCATAGTATCGAGGAATAAAGAAATCGCACGAATCGCATCATCGTTACCTGGAATTGGGTAATCGATTGGCTCTGGATCACAGTTTGTATCAATCACTGCAAACACTTTCAAACCAAGTTTTTTTGCTTCTTTTACAGCAATTTCTTCTTTTTTAGGATCGATTACAAAAAGAATCTCAGGCACAACAGCCATATCTTTAATTCCACCAAGTGTTTGGCGGAGTTTTTCTAACTCACGTTTGAGTGAAAGTGCTTCTTTTTTAGTTCTAGCTTCTTGTTCGAA
This genomic interval carries:
- a CDS encoding proline--tRNA ligase; protein product: MKASSYLIPTAKEDPQDAVVASHKLMTRAGLIRKSAAGLYSYLPLGLRILKKIEGIVRSEMDRAGALEFQLPILTPSEIWKESGRWDKMGKEMFRLKDRHDNESCLGPTHEESFCVLVKPMVRSYKDLPINVYQIHTKFRDEIRPRFGVIRSREFTMKDAYSFHLDDESLDKTYQTMRKTYRRIFAGMGLSTIPVQADSGNMGGSASEEFMVVSPIGEETLTICPSCQYSGNIEKTPVIRNPKVVKQEFVGNDKIHTPSKKSITEVAEFLKTKEENLLKAVALWADGTYVLVFLEGDRELNENKLKNHLACNELRPMGAAEMEKLGFVPGFIGPGFQKSESLKIIIDSLVDWNFGYISGANEVDHHIAGVKLVNFFKEEDVTKIDVSQSKVGDPCPNCGTGLTAEKGIEVGHIFKLGQKYSKAFDITVLNDKGKATTTTMGCYGIGVNRCMATVIEQCNDDKGIFWPVSIAPFTVCLVSIAKNPDDIAKIESIYKALVAAGIEVLWDDRDLGPGFKFKDSELIGFPIRLTLGKGFLEKGEITILDRKSMTEETVNFTTNEDLVGRLQNQIRNLHESLEKAVEQVGT
- a CDS encoding site-2 protease family protein, which produces MIVMIFGAVFMLAVSIFIHELGHLLCGKLVGVEARIFSLGYGKGIWKKRIGKTIYQITAIPIGGYVLFRGDDYSKNKKPRQGDLLSTPPLRRMIPVLGGPFANLVLGFVLLFILELSGDSPSSNRIFIEDANKVSSPAYSAGLRTGDQIVSINGKKTESFEDIFTNVSLTTGDPIEVSYKREEEVKSVQIVPNLYSAGGHPTIGVMPFGERRVVATFTYGEQISHFIANLLDREDKSSVYFQEKIEERKDEIPEELLKQREIQEREKSLRRRALSFLKDGDMILQVAGVDVHTVPELQTELGKHQGKTIPVVVERKTYPLLTPWATETVTIQIPVLGANVFEFWDIKHPKFPELGIPYFRLDSYDAEIENRLSNIKIQDKIFDKADSLSEYLKNNSGRKDIWIGNMKYSADANLKPIGLLGFRASMKFEAEKLRKESTVYSSLVGASNKVYENVSTTLKGIGMLFSGLLSPKENLSGPIGIVQIAGISLEYGWVTYLDFVAKISLALMVMNLLPIPMADGGHIVLYAYEAITGRPLPRKAIEAIFRLGFFFLIGLGLYVSFNDVMRIF
- the dxr gene encoding 1-deoxy-D-xylulose-5-phosphate reductoisomerase, which encodes MVGVSVLGISGSVGSSTVKVLRQFRDSFSLRSFSVHSNLDLAKSLMDEFSPEVISITDSKLEGSLGSKYKSTTILYGEDSLSNLVRLPSVSVVVTAVVGARGVKPTIAAIEAGKKIAIANKETLVTFGPLINRLVAKHNTLMVPVDSEHNALFQLIEREKRSNIRAITLTASGGSFRTLPIEELEHVSVKQALSHPTWSMGPKITVDSAGLINKGLEVIEAHYLFGFSYDEIEVVIHPQSLTHGIIETMDGACLQYTSHPDMIYPIAHSLFYPTPTPKMLIERKPGTWKTLEFFPPDFSRYPGLRLAFQAGRAGGTAPCVFNAANEEAVALFLDEKISFTAIPKLIESALNKISNSFPDDLEGYLEKDRESRNYIQKEFVKGGVTV
- a CDS encoding phosphatidate cytidylyltransferase encodes the protein MSETTLRILSAIVLTFVYVFMIFHSSFYYLEFYAFGCITIYLGLKELYAFCRREDSKPFFGTGLIFSLLIFTVYYIQFLGLQFEVTPPAFVLELSKVLREGFHPIPFLLIALSLTVWILQILKRPLDGALFSASATILGPIYLAIPIGHFLLLLAFPFGAYYIFLVSVITFMSDAGAYFGGRWFGKHPAGLKISPKKTWEGYVTGNITAVLGVQILNFTWEHFSGVKLPIGVLESIIVAFVVSIISVMGDLAESAMKRDAKIKDSGSLIPGHGGVLDLADALLFTVPVIYYYFLFKGILGYAV
- a CDS encoding isoprenyl transferase; amino-acid sequence: MDGNGRWAESQGKKRTEGHREGANAIDRLLDVALEYKIPNISLYAFSTENWKRPITEIQAIFGLLVEFIETRLDSIHEKGIRIHHSGARNKLSKTVLSKIDHAMAVTKKNKKLTANFCLNYGGHEEILSNFSRIMAVRKSKKETLDKPISPKEFEKYLYTSPLPPVDLLIRTAGEQRISNFLLWQSAYAEMYFTNTLWPDFGRTSLEEALLFFDSRKRKFGGLL
- the frr gene encoding ribosome recycling factor produces the protein MVDEIIKSMQSKMDKTVDALKKDFGTIRTGKASPMMVEDVRVDYYGTLTPLNQLGKIACPEPRMILITPFEKGMLKDIEKAIFAASLGLTPNNDGTSIRINIPELTGERRKELAKVVKQKSEEKKVAIRNIRRDANDELKKHQAEMSQDELKGHQDKIQKITDSYIAKLGDLEKEKEKEITTL
- the pyrH gene encoding UMP kinase, coding for MGTSPRFKRILIKLSGEALAGEGELGIDTNKTFSLAGQIKEVHDLGLEVAVVVGGGNMIRGETLAKSGMDRATADYMGMLGTIMNGLALQDACEKQGMFTRVLSAIEMKSVAEPYIRRRAVRHLEKNRVIIFAGGTGNPYFTTDTTASLRAVEVGCEVILKATKVDGVYTADPKKDPTAKRYLEVSFMESIKHRLKVMDSTALSLCMDNNMPIIVFDIFKAGNLRKLIDGEPIGTLISNSEEVILDGR
- the tsf gene encoding translation elongation factor Ts; the encoded protein is MAVSSEQIKDLRERTGAGMMDCKKALEEKGGDIEKAVTYLREKGLAKAAKRAGRETGEGKVIAYIHGTGKTGVLVELNCETDFVANNEAFEALGKEIALQITAMNPLYVNEESIPQSEIDNEMGVQKALLEKEGKKADQIEKILPGKMKKYFEEICLIHQKSIRDNSKTINDLLQEAIAKFGENITVGRFSRFQVGGN
- the rpsB gene encoding 30S ribosomal protein S2 — protein: MSVISMKSLLEAGVHFGHQTRRWNPKMSPYVYTARNGIHIIDLQKTVQKTKEAYDALKKLTGQGKKVLFVGTKKQARGAIERAAQACSMYYVSNRWLGGLLTNWNTVKKSIARLKRLEQMEENNSFEQEARTKKEALSLKRELEKLRQTLGGIKDMAVVPEILFVIDPKKEEIAVKEAKKLGLKVFAVIDTNCDPEPIDYPIPGNDDAIRAISLFLDTMANAVLEGTGGEVIQTNFAEDMDAEQLALEYQGEYDESGKFIMDDELPPVAKDIPVDAEAAKKAAEVVAATEAEVKPTTEG